GTCTCGGCCCGGACCTCGGCCAGCCCCCAGTCGGCGGCGATGACCGTGAGCGCGCGGGTCAGGGCGGTGCCCACCCCGTTCCCCTGCCAGGAGTCCTCGACGAGGAAGGCGATCTCGCCCACCCCGGGATCCAGCGTGTACATCAGGTGTCCCAGGGCGATCGGCTCCTCCTGGCCCTGCGGCCGCACCGCGATGGTCAGGCCGCGTTCGGCGTCGCAGAACACCCGGAGCATGCGCGGTCCCAGCTCGCTGACCCCCGCGAAGTAGCGGTTGCGCAGGGTGTCCGGCGAGCAGCGGCGGTGCAGGTCGCTCAGAGCCGGTGCGTCCGTCTCACGGACCTGGCGCAGGGAGAGCGCCGCGCCGTCCGCGGTACGGATGACGCGGTCGGTGGGCACCGGGCCGGTGGAGGGCATCACCGAGCGCACCAGTGCGTCGGCGCGGCTCGACTCTGTCCAGGTGAAGGGGTGCGAGGCCCGGCTGACCAGGACCCCGCGCAGGGGTCCGACCGGGACCAGCGTCGAGGTGCCCCGGGCCACGTCCTCGGCGTCCTCCGGGGTGAGGTTGGTCCAGCGGGCGTCGTCGGCGAGCAGCAGCTCGGCCAGGGCCTCGGGGAGCCGGTTCGGGTGGGAGCGCAGCCGCGCGGTGAGCAGCAGGGCCCGGGTGACGTCGTCGCCGACCTCGCGCCGCCCGGCGGCCACGGCCGTCACCGTGCCGCTCGGGCACTGTTCGGTGAGTGCGCGGACGGCGGCGCCGTGGTTTGCGGGGATGTCCACGACGAACTCGTCCACCACCCCGGAGACGTCGGTGTGGATGGCCAGTCCCACGATGTTCCCGCCGTGTTCGGCGAGTGTGCCGACAACCCCCGCGAGGCCGCCGGGGCGATCCTCGACCGCGGTACGGATACGCCACAGGCTCATGGGCCAAACCTCCTGGTGGAGAAGGTGCTCCCCCGCCGCGTCACGACGCTGTGGCCGCGACGGGGGACGCGCACCGACGTGGTTCCACTGTGGGGGCCCGAGGTTTCGCGGAGGTTAGGCGGCGGTTGAGTTCGGGGGGCCTGGTGAGGACGTCCCGTAACACCGACCGCCCGCGCTCACGGCACAGGTCCGGCGGCCTCGGCGCGCGGAGTGCGCTCAGAGGTCGCCGGGGCGGCCATGGCCCAGGCCCAGGACCCGGCCGGGGTGGAGCTGTCCGGTGGCGAGCGCGTACGCGATGTCGCTGAGGCGGGTGCTGTGGCTGCGCGCGTAGCCGCGCAGCGCCTGGAAGGCCTGTTCCATGTCGAGTCCTCCGGCGTGGGCGAGCAGCCCCTTGGCCTGTTCGATGGTGATCCGGCTGTTGAGCGCGCCCTGGAGTTGTGCGGTGAGCACCTCCCCGTGACGGATCGTGCGCTCCTGGAGGATGCCGATGGTGGCGATGTCGGCGAGCGCCTGGGCCACCTTCGCGTCCTCGGGCGGCAGGGTGCCGGGGAGGTGGCCGAAGAGGTTCAGCGTGCCTATGGTGTCCTGGCGCAGTCGCAGCGGGAGGGCGTACACGGAGCGGAAGCCGTGTTCCATCGCCCGGGGCGCGAACACGGGCCAGCGCGGGAGGTCGGTGGAAAGGTCGGTGGCGACCACCGCCTCCCCGCTCCTGAAGGAGTCGATGCAGGGCCCCTCGTCGGTCTGCAGCTGGAACAGTTCGAGTAGGCGGCTCCGCTCGTCGGAGGACGCGACCAGTTGCAGACCGTCCCGCTGGTCGGACAGCATCAGCGCGGCCGCGGAGGCCCCCAGGAACTCGACGCAGTGCAGGGCGAGCTGGTGCAACACCTCAGGGATGTCGTAGTCGTCCACCAGGGTGTCCGCCAGGCGCACGAATGTGCCCACCAGCTGCGACTCCCTTTCCGGTTCCTGGGGTACTGGGTCGTTCATAGGTCTTCCGTTCTCTCGCTCCAGGTTCCGCGGTGTCCCTGGCGGGCCTCGCCTTCGCTTCGGCCCGTTTTGTCCCGGATGCTGTTCAGTGGTTGATGTCGGCGGGGGTGAGCCGGCCCGCCACCAGGTCGTCCGAGACCTCCTCCACCAATCGGCCCACCGCGAACGCGTACGCCCGCAGCCTCGACAGGGCCTGCTCGGCGGGGACGCCCAGACCGGAGATGAGCATCCCGGTCGCCTGGTGAACCTGTGCCCGGTCATGGGAGAGGGGTGCCACCCACTCACCGTCGATGCTGTCCAACCGCGTGCCCATCAGGGCCAGCACGGCGATGTCGACGATGTACAGGGCGGTGGCCACTTCCCCGGATGACAACCATCCGGGTGCCACCCGGTGGAGTTCGAGTGCGCCGATGACGATGGCACCGTGTTGCAGGGGGAAGGCGAAGAGCGCGCCGACCGGTAGGTCCGTGATCTGCTCGGCGAAAACGGGCCAGGCGCTTCCGGGGGCCGTGGCCAGGTCGGGGACCAGGACCGGGCGGCGGGAGTCGAGCGCCTCGACGCCGGGGCCCTCACCGAGGGTGTACTGGACTCTCTGGATACGGGCGCCCAACTCGTCACTGGTGTAGAGCGTCTCCCGTCGACGGGACCCTCCCAGGGAGATCGAGACCCCGTCCACGGGGAGCAGACGTGTGCACACCGCCCCGAGCCGGGCCAGCACCTCCGTCCCGACCGCCCCCTCCCGCAGGGCCGCCGTCACCTGCGCCAAGACTTGTTCGAGTGTCGGGGGCTCCTCCTCGGGTGCGTTCACCTCGCGGTCACCGCTTCCTCGTAGGTAGGTGGCCGGATGGACGGAGCCGGTGGTGCCCATGAGAACGGCCACAGGGCGGTGGCGGGCACGTCGCGGACGGAACCGCTGCGCGGGTCCGGTCCGGACAGGTGGCTCCTGAGTTCCCATTGCGCACCCCTCCCCTCCCATGCTATGCCTAAGAGAACATAGTCGCCCTGCTCACACGACAACCCGGACAACGCGAGCCGCGCAGTTCGCGGCAGCAGACGTGGTGAGCCGGTGCGCGGCACTGCCCCAGACGACCGGCAGTCGATTGACACATGTCACCCGGCTGTGGAGGGCGGTGCCCATGTCGACACCGGACCAGCGTTTCAGGATCGCGGCTGCCGACGACATGCTGGCACGCGTGGGCCTGGGAGACGAACGGGCGTTCGCAGCCCTGTACGACCGGGGCGCTTCACTGGTCCACGGCCTGGTCCGGAGCATCCTGCACGACCCCGCCCTCGCCGAGGAGTTCACCGGGCACGTGTGGGTGCAGGTGTGGCACCGAGCCGGCGGGTACGCGCCGGAGCAGGGTTCGGCCATGGCCTGGATCCTGTCGCTCGCCCATCGGTTGTCCGCCGAGCGGGTCCGCACCGATCCGGAGCGAGTGTCCGGCCCCCGCCCCGCCCCCGCCGCCACGCCCTTCCAGGCCGTGTTGCTCGTCTATTACCGGGGACTCACCCTCACACAGGTCGGATCGGCCCTCGGGGTGTCCCGGCCGGAGGCCGCGGCCCTGATCCACGCGGGGCTGCTGAACCTGAGAGCCCGCCCAGGGCTGGTCGGGCCCAACGCCGCTACCGCGCACCGTACCGTACTGGCACCGCGCACACGGGCGGCGCACACACCTGCCCCGGATCCACCGGTGGCGAGGGCGGAGGAGGCCGGATCCGGGGTGTGACAGTGGACGGAACCCCTGATCCCGCCTTCTCCAGGTGCCGCCGGTCGCTTCGGCCGAAGCGACCGGCGGCGCACCACTTACCGAGACCGCCCTCCCACCGATCGCCTCCTCCTGCACTGCGCTCCTACTCCCAGTCGGCATCGCCCGCGGTTGCGGGGCGCCAGCGGACCGTCGGCCTCAGCTGAGTTCGAGCGTGGTCAGGCAGGTGGGGTCGTCCTCGCCGGTGGAGACCTGGGCGGTGCCGGAGCGGCCGTCGTGTTCCACGGTGACGGTGGCGTCGATACCGCTGGGCAGCCAGTACCCGATGAACCCGTTGTCGAAGGTCGTGCCGTCTTCCTCCACTAGAACGGCGCCGTCGGAATCGTCGGTGACGGTCACGGAGACGGCCTCGCCGCGCAGCTCACCCAGACAGGAGGTCAGGTTGTGGAAGAAGCAGTCGTGCGTGTGACCCACGTACGGCGCCATCGACAGGTAGAAGAGGTCCTCGGGCAGGCCGAGTTCGATTTCCTCCCCCTCCGGCCCGTCGGCGAGGACGAGGGCTTCGGAGCGCACGGAAGCGACGAGGCCGGTGGGCCGCTCGTCCACCGGCAGCAGATCCAGCCGGTCCACGATCTCCTCGGCGGTCAGGCCGTCGAGTCCGTGCTCGGCCAGCAGCTCCGCGCCCGGACCGGACTCCGGCGCCGCCTCACCCGCTGTCCCGTTGCCCGTCTCGTCCGGAAGAGCGCTCTGCTCCTCTGAGCCG
This DNA window, taken from Nocardiopsis exhalans, encodes the following:
- a CDS encoding GAF and ANTAR domain-containing protein; amino-acid sequence: MNDPVPQEPERESQLVGTFVRLADTLVDDYDIPEVLHQLALHCVEFLGASAAALMLSDQRDGLQLVASSDERSRLLELFQLQTDEGPCIDSFRSGEAVVATDLSTDLPRWPVFAPRAMEHGFRSVYALPLRLRQDTIGTLNLFGHLPGTLPPEDAKVAQALADIATIGILQERTIRHGEVLTAQLQGALNSRITIEQAKGLLAHAGGLDMEQAFQALRGYARSHSTRLSDIAYALATGQLHPGRVLGLGHGRPGDL
- a CDS encoding CueP family metal-binding protein, whose amino-acid sequence is MRYTAMAGLAAAALVLTACAGSEEQSALPDETGNGTAGEAAPESGPGAELLAEHGLDGLTAEEIVDRLDLLPVDERPTGLVASVRSEALVLADGPEGEEIELGLPEDLFYLSMAPYVGHTHDCFFHNLTSCLGELRGEAVSVTVTDDSDGAVLVEEDGTTFDNGFIGYWLPSGIDATVTVEHDGRSGTAQVSTGEDDPTCLTTLELS
- a CDS encoding GNAT family N-acetyltransferase — its product is MSLWRIRTAVEDRPGGLAGVVGTLAEHGGNIVGLAIHTDVSGVVDEFVVDIPANHGAAVRALTEQCPSGTVTAVAAGRREVGDDVTRALLLTARLRSHPNRLPEALAELLLADDARWTNLTPEDAEDVARGTSTLVPVGPLRGVLVSRASHPFTWTESSRADALVRSVMPSTGPVPTDRVIRTADGAALSLRQVRETDAPALSDLHRRCSPDTLRNRYFAGVSELGPRMLRVFCDAERGLTIAVRPQGQEEPIALGHLMYTLDPGVGEIAFLVEDSWQGNGVGTALTRALTVIAADWGLAEVRAETTLANTGMLRIMRRLGASVQTQEGVYVHARLPVAAAVQGGLGEESRKGGQVARLMGSA
- a CDS encoding sigma factor, whose protein sequence is MSTPDQRFRIAAADDMLARVGLGDERAFAALYDRGASLVHGLVRSILHDPALAEEFTGHVWVQVWHRAGGYAPEQGSAMAWILSLAHRLSAERVRTDPERVSGPRPAPAATPFQAVLLVYYRGLTLTQVGSALGVSRPEAAALIHAGLLNLRARPGLVGPNAATAHRTVLAPRTRAAHTPAPDPPVARAEEAGSGV
- a CDS encoding GAF and ANTAR domain-containing protein, whose translation is MAVLMGTTGSVHPATYLRGSGDREVNAPEEEPPTLEQVLAQVTAALREGAVGTEVLARLGAVCTRLLPVDGVSISLGGSRRRETLYTSDELGARIQRVQYTLGEGPGVEALDSRRPVLVPDLATAPGSAWPVFAEQITDLPVGALFAFPLQHGAIVIGALELHRVAPGWLSSGEVATALYIVDIAVLALMGTRLDSIDGEWVAPLSHDRAQVHQATGMLISGLGVPAEQALSRLRAYAFAVGRLVEEVSDDLVAGRLTPADINH